Proteins found in one Sardina pilchardus chromosome 11, fSarPil1.1, whole genome shotgun sequence genomic segment:
- the nob1 gene encoding RNA-binding protein NOB1 isoform X1 has protein sequence MDAAKVEHVVADAGAFLKKAPLQEIGKTIYTLKDVVNEIRDKPTKRSLSFLPYTLIFKDPFPEHVRFVTEFSKKTGDYPSLSATDIKVLALTYQLELENVGSKHLKSEPDVKVKVSSTQRHPEAPDNIAGFHFPHHKTSEPHDGRQANRETQAHCTAESNNVISLDPNNVEFTSFQFWRTTLPDIEADILELLNVTEVKTQVQSPAKINDVISSPTETVEFNSFQFWRAPIPSIDADLFELLGVDAMTAGDSEVSEKMESVHLSSEEHNTSTDSGKGKDSEVSTGSQEGSEEERGEEEEEEDEDDDDGGDGGGWITPKNIKQVTLDGHNGKPAADVKVGCVTTDFAMQNVLIQIGLNVLSVNGMLIKQTRNYILRCHACFKTTTNMNKTFCPHCGNNTLKKVAVTISEDGSTQMHFSKNPKVLNPKGMRYSLPKPQGGKHANNPHLVEDQQFPQQRVSRKARQKTDVFDPDYVAGNSPFMDNDIYSRSANLHIRDTQGIGGGRRRSNPNAARKKFVKKK, from the exons ATGGACGCCGCCAAGGTGGAGCATGTTGTCGCTGATGCTGGAGCATTTTTGAAAAAGGCCCCACTTCAG GAAATCGGGAAAACCATCTACACTTTGAAGGATGTCGTGAATGAAATTCGGGACAAACCAACCAAAAGAAGTTTATCCTTCCTACCCTACACACTCATCTTCAAAGACCCTTTTCCAGAGCACGTACGATTCG TGACAGAATTCTCCAAAAAGACGGGAGACTACCCTAGCCTCTCTGCCACAGACATCAAAGTTTTGGCCTTGACATACCAGCTTGAACTGGAGAATGTTGGTTCCAAGCACCTAAAATCGGAACCTGATGTAAAG GTTAAAGTTTCCAGTACACAGCGACATCCAGAGGCTCCAGATAACATTGCTGGATTCCACTTTCCTCATCAT AAAACCTCAGAGCCACATGACGGGAGACAAGCcaacagagagacacaagcacactgTACTGCAGAGTCAAATAATGTTATTTCTCTGGATCCTAACAATGTTGAGTTCACCAGCTTCCAGTTCTGGCGAACTACTTTACCTGATATTGAAGCTGACATCTTGGAGTTACTT AATGTTACAGAAGTGAAGACACAAGTGCAGAGTCCAGCCAAGATAAATGATGTGATCTCTTCGCCCACTGAGACGGTAGAGTTTAACAGCTTTCAGTTCTGGAGAGCTCCTATACCCAGCATTGATGCTGATCTATTCGAACTACTT GGTGTAGACGCCATGACTGCTGGAGACAGTGAGGTGTCTGAGAAGATGGAGTCTGTGCATCTGTCTTCAGAGGAGCACAACACGTCCACAGACTCTGGGAAGGGCAAAGACTCAGAAGTCAGCACTGGCTCTCAAGAAGGaagcgaggaggagaggggggaagaggaggaggaggaggatgaagatgatgatgatggtggtgatggtggtggctgGATCACGCCAAAGAACATAAAACAGGTCACGTTGGATGGTCACAATGGCAAACCAGCAGCAGATGTTAAAGTGGGCTGTGTAACCACTGACTTCGCTATGCAG AATGTCCTCATTCAGATTGGGCTGAATGTCCTGTCGGTGAATGGCATGCTCATCAAGCAGACGAGGAACTACATTTTGCGCTGCCATGCGTGTTTCAA GACCACAACCAACATGAACAAGACATTCTGCCCACACTGTGGCAACAACACACTAAAGAAGGTTGCGGTTACCATCAGTGAGGATGGTAGTACACAGATGCATTTCTCCAAGAACCCCAAGGTTTTGAATCCAAAAGGAATGAGG TACTCCTTGCCGAAGCCACAGGGTGGCAAACACGCTAACAATCCCCACCTGGTAGAAGACCAGCAGTTTCCCCAGCAGAGGGTATCCAGGAAGGCGCGCCAGAAGACCGATGTTTTCGACCCAGACTACGTGGCTGGAAACTCTCCGTTCATGGACAACGATATTTACAGCCGCTCTGCCAACCTGCATATCCGGGACACCCAGGGCATCGGTGGTGGGCGCCGTCGCAGCAACCCCAATGCTGCTCGTAAGAAGTTTGTCAAAAAGAAGTGA
- the wdr59 gene encoding GATOR2 complex protein WDR59 isoform X1, which translates to MAARWSSENVVVEFRDAQATAMSVDCLGRHAVLSGRRFLYIVNLEIPSEPPRKIGRQSKWDVGTVQWNPHKTEAHLFAASSNQRVDLYVWRDGCGEAHTSLQGHTRVISDLDWSWFEPEFIVTSSVDTYIYIWDTRDTRKPTVALSAVAGASQVKWNRRNPNCLASSHDGDVRIWDKRKPNTAMEYVAAHLSKIHGLDWHPDNEYILATSSQDNSVRFWDYRQPRKYLNILSCQVPVWKARYTPFSNGLVTVMVPQLRRENSLLLWSTLDLNSPVHAFVGHDDVVLEFQWRPQKEGSKDYQLVTWSRDQTLRIWRVDPQLQKLCANDIVEELVEGMTLSAESEKTLPSQDSEPPLSPGLSSEDLQDQQEGLQAALMGSGRQDAPGLPQTLQQEFSLVNLQIRNVNVEMDAVNRSCFVSAHCGANRVRLVVKFPAQYPNNAAPTFQFVAPTNISSSMKIKILKIMTDTSLQKVKRNQNCLEPCVRQLVSCLESDMEDGTAANPYVLSNPVTPALPAFPRVTNTYGSYQDANIPFPRTSGARFCGTGSLVYFTRPTTMHRSVPPTEPTPRSLSALSAYHSGVLTPMKMRTESQSTLRLYSGSPTRTDKEQVSISSFYYKERKPPQSILRRWSVQAIHDCPKSRRWKSKREGSDYGNRPIKPAGKVIIQEISCLLPVHKALGETYVLNVNDIQDTCQKNAAAALTVGRRDLAKVWALASAATSVDLSPDSDPDADTPWARHPFGRHLLETLLDHYSQMSDVQSLAMLCSVFQAQGSPQDYFTLYGHHMVPRSAMFAPHHSRYPSYTSSSVTSGSCSSTSDSTTIPWNIVGRDPEHAPPWGESSPDDYRYANQVYSDPREREKEQHDMNKRLLDPANALQFDDFKKCYGEILHRWGLKEKRSEVLKFVSCPPEPHKGIEFGVYCCHCRSQARGTQCAVCKRFTFQCAICHVAVRGSSNFCLSCGHGGHTSHMMEWFRVQEVCPTGCGCHCLLQSTF; encoded by the exons ATGGCGGCCCGCTGGAGCAGTGAGAATGTGGTGGTGGAGTTCAGAGATGCACAg GCCACCGCCATGTCAGTGGATTGTCTGGGTCGCCATGCTGTACTGTCAGG GCGACGGTTCCTCTACATCGTGAACTTGGAGATTCCCTCGGAGCCCCCACGGAAGATTGGGCGACAGAGCAAATGGGACGTGGGCACTGTGCAGTGGAATCCACATAAAACGGAGGCACATCTGTTTGCTGCGTCG AGTAACCAGCGTGTGGACCTCTATGTCTGGCGAGATGGATGTGGGGAGGCTCATACCTCTCTGCAGGGGCACACACGTGTCATTAG TGACCTGGACTGGTCATGGTTTGAGCCTGAGTTTATTGTGACAAGCTCGGTAGACACATACATCTACATCTGGGATACAAG AGACACTCGGAAGCCAACGGTGGCCTTATCTGCAGTGG CTGGGGCATCCCAAGTGAAATGGAACCGGCGGAATCCAAACTGCCTTGCTTCTAGCCATGATGGAGATGTAAGAATTTGGGATAAAAGG AAACCCAACACTGCAATGGAGTACGTTGCAGCTCACTTGTCAAAGATTCATGGTCTGGACTGGCACCCAGACAATGAGTATATCTTGGCGACATCAagccaggacaactctgtgcgg TTCTGGGACTATAGACAGCCTCGCAAGTACCTCAACATCCTGTCTTGCCAAGTACCTGTGTGGAAGGCAAGATATACG CCCTTCTCTAACGGGCTGGTAACGGTCATGGTGCCCCAGCTGCGCCGAGAGAACAGCCTGCTCCTGTGGAGCACATTAGATCTCAACAGCCCCGTGCACGCTTTCGTGGGCCACGACGACGTGGTGCTGGAGTTCCAGTGGAGACCGCAAAAAGAGG GTTCCAAAGACTATCAGCTAGTCACATGGTCCAGAGACCAGACTTTGCGGATATGGCGCGTGGATCCTCAGCTACAGAAG CTGTGTGCCAATGACATTGTGGAGGAGCTTGTGGAGGGCATGACCCTGAGCGCTGAGTCCGAGAAGACTTTGCCCTCCCAGGACTCGGAGCCCCCGCTGAGCCCAGGCCTCTCCTCAGAGGATCTCCAAG ACCAGCAGGAGGGGCTGCAGGCTGCGCTGATGGGCAGCGGGCGGCAGGACGCTCCTGGTCTGCCCCAGACCCTGCAGCAGGAGTTCTCACTGGTCAACCTCCAGATTCGCAACGTCAACGTTGAG ATGGATGCTGTGAATCGGAGTTGTTTCGTGTCGGCACATTGTGGTGCCAACCGGGTACGGTTGGTGGTAAAGTTCCCGGCTCAGTACCCCAACAATGCAGCACCCACCTTCCAGTTTGTCGCCCCAACCAACATCTCATCTTCCATGAAGATTAAGATCCTCAAG ATTATGACAGACACATCGCTGCAGAAAGTCAAAAGGAACCAGAACTGTCTAGAACCATGTGTCAGACAGTTAGTGTCCTGCTTGGAGTCAGACATG gaGGATGGCACTGCAGCTAACCCCTACGTGCTGTCGAACCCAGTCACGCCCGCCCTGCCTGCCTTCCCGCGCGTCACCAACACCTACGGCTCCTACCAGGACGCCAACATCCCCTTCCCACGCACCTCTGGGGCTCGCTTTTGTGGAACCG GTTCCCTGGTGTACTTCACCCGTCCAACTACTATGCACCGCTCAGTCCCGCCCACTGAACCAACTCCCAG GtctctgtctgctctctcaGCCTACCACAGTGGGGTGCTGACCCCCATGAAGATGCGCACGGAGTCCCAGAGTACTCTCCGGCTGTACAGCGGCAGCCCCACTCGCACCGACAAAGAGCAAGTCTCCATCTCCTCTTTCTACTACAAGGAGCGG AAGCCTCCTCAGTCCATTCTTCGCCGCTGGTCTGTGCAGGCTATTCATGACTGTCCG AAATCGCGCCGCTGGAAAAGCAAGCGTGAAGGCAGTGACTATGGAAACAGGCCTATCAAGCCAGCGGGCAAGGTCATCATCCAGGAGATCTCCTGCCTGCTGCCCGTCCACAAAGCCCTGGGGGAGACCTACGT tctGAATGTGAATGACATCCAGGACACGTGTCAGAAGAACGCAGCAGCTGCGCTGACGGTGGGGAGAAGAGACTTGGCCAAG GTGTGGGCCTTGGCCTCGGCGGCCACCAGTGTGGACCTCAGCCCAGATTCGGACCCAGATGCTGACACGCCCTGGGCCAGACACCCCTTTGGACGCCACCTGCTGGAGACATT GCTGGACCACTACAGTCAGATGAGTGATGTACAGAGCCTGGCCATGCTGTGCAGCGTGTTCCAGGCACAGGGCAGCCCTCAGGACTACTTCACTCTGTATGGACACCACATGGTCCCGCGCTCTGCCATGTTTGCCCCCCACCATTCACGCTAC CCCAGCTATACCTCCAGTTCGGTCACATCTGGCTCCTGCTCCAGTACCTCAGACTCCACCACCATTCCCTGGAACATTG TTGGGCGAGACCCTGAGCACGCACCACCATGGGGAGAATCATCCCCAGATGATTATCGCTATGCCAACCAGGTGTACAGTGACCCACGCgaaagggagaaagaacagCATGACATGAATAAGAG GCTTCTCGATCCAGCCAATGCATTGCAGTTTGATGACTTTAAGAAGTGCTATGGTGAAATCCTGCATCGGTGGGGTCTGAAGGAGAAAAGGTCAGAGGTCCTCAAGTTTGTGTCCTGTCCACCAGAGCCACACAAGGGCATCG AGTTTGGTGTGTACTGCTGTCACTGTCGCAGCCAGGCCCGAGGCACCCAGTGTGCGGTTTGCAAGCGCTTCACCTTCCAGTGCGCCATCTGCCATGTAGCGGTGCGCGGCTCGTCCAACTTCTGCCTCAGCTGTGGGCACGGGGGCCACACCAGCCACATGATGGAGTGGTTCCGCGTCCAGGAGGTGTGCCCTACGGGCTGTGGGTGCCACTGCCTGCTGCAGAGCACCTTTTGA
- the nob1 gene encoding RNA-binding protein NOB1 isoform X2, whose amino-acid sequence MDAAKVEHVVADAGAFLKKAPLQEIGKTIYTLKDVVNEIRDKPTKRSLSFLPYTLIFKDPFPEHVRFVTEFSKKTGDYPSLSATDIKVLALTYQLELENVGSKHLKSEPDVKVKVSSTQRHPEAPDNIAGFHFPHHKTSEPHDGRQANRETQAHCTAESNNVISLDPNNVEFTSFQFWRTTLPDIEADILELLNVTEVKTQVQSPAKINDVISSPTETGVDAMTAGDSEVSEKMESVHLSSEEHNTSTDSGKGKDSEVSTGSQEGSEEERGEEEEEEDEDDDDGGDGGGWITPKNIKQVTLDGHNGKPAADVKVGCVTTDFAMQNVLIQIGLNVLSVNGMLIKQTRNYILRCHACFKTTTNMNKTFCPHCGNNTLKKVAVTISEDGSTQMHFSKNPKVLNPKGMRYSLPKPQGGKHANNPHLVEDQQFPQQRVSRKARQKTDVFDPDYVAGNSPFMDNDIYSRSANLHIRDTQGIGGGRRRSNPNAARKKFVKKK is encoded by the exons ATGGACGCCGCCAAGGTGGAGCATGTTGTCGCTGATGCTGGAGCATTTTTGAAAAAGGCCCCACTTCAG GAAATCGGGAAAACCATCTACACTTTGAAGGATGTCGTGAATGAAATTCGGGACAAACCAACCAAAAGAAGTTTATCCTTCCTACCCTACACACTCATCTTCAAAGACCCTTTTCCAGAGCACGTACGATTCG TGACAGAATTCTCCAAAAAGACGGGAGACTACCCTAGCCTCTCTGCCACAGACATCAAAGTTTTGGCCTTGACATACCAGCTTGAACTGGAGAATGTTGGTTCCAAGCACCTAAAATCGGAACCTGATGTAAAG GTTAAAGTTTCCAGTACACAGCGACATCCAGAGGCTCCAGATAACATTGCTGGATTCCACTTTCCTCATCAT AAAACCTCAGAGCCACATGACGGGAGACAAGCcaacagagagacacaagcacactgTACTGCAGAGTCAAATAATGTTATTTCTCTGGATCCTAACAATGTTGAGTTCACCAGCTTCCAGTTCTGGCGAACTACTTTACCTGATATTGAAGCTGACATCTTGGAGTTACTT AATGTTACAGAAGTGAAGACACAAGTGCAGAGTCCAGCCAAGATAAATGATGTGATCTCTTCGCCCACTGAGACG GGTGTAGACGCCATGACTGCTGGAGACAGTGAGGTGTCTGAGAAGATGGAGTCTGTGCATCTGTCTTCAGAGGAGCACAACACGTCCACAGACTCTGGGAAGGGCAAAGACTCAGAAGTCAGCACTGGCTCTCAAGAAGGaagcgaggaggagaggggggaagaggaggaggaggaggatgaagatgatgatgatggtggtgatggtggtggctgGATCACGCCAAAGAACATAAAACAGGTCACGTTGGATGGTCACAATGGCAAACCAGCAGCAGATGTTAAAGTGGGCTGTGTAACCACTGACTTCGCTATGCAG AATGTCCTCATTCAGATTGGGCTGAATGTCCTGTCGGTGAATGGCATGCTCATCAAGCAGACGAGGAACTACATTTTGCGCTGCCATGCGTGTTTCAA GACCACAACCAACATGAACAAGACATTCTGCCCACACTGTGGCAACAACACACTAAAGAAGGTTGCGGTTACCATCAGTGAGGATGGTAGTACACAGATGCATTTCTCCAAGAACCCCAAGGTTTTGAATCCAAAAGGAATGAGG TACTCCTTGCCGAAGCCACAGGGTGGCAAACACGCTAACAATCCCCACCTGGTAGAAGACCAGCAGTTTCCCCAGCAGAGGGTATCCAGGAAGGCGCGCCAGAAGACCGATGTTTTCGACCCAGACTACGTGGCTGGAAACTCTCCGTTCATGGACAACGATATTTACAGCCGCTCTGCCAACCTGCATATCCGGGACACCCAGGGCATCGGTGGTGGGCGCCGTCGCAGCAACCCCAATGCTGCTCGTAAGAAGTTTGTCAAAAAGAAGTGA
- the wdr59 gene encoding GATOR2 complex protein WDR59 isoform X2, which produces MAARWSSENVVVEFRDAQATAMSVDCLGRHAVLSGRRFLYIVNLEIPSEPPRKIGRQSKWDVGTVQWNPHKTEAHLFAASSNQRVDLYVWRDGCGEAHTSLQGHTRVISDLDWSWFEPEFIVTSSVDTYIYIWDTRDTRKPTVALSAVAGASQVKWNRRNPNCLASSHDGDVRIWDKRKPNTAMEYVAAHLSKIHGLDWHPDNEYILATSSQDNSVRFWDYRQPRKYLNILSCQVPVWKARYTPFSNGLVTVMVPQLRRENSLLLWSTLDLNSPVHAFVGHDDVVLEFQWRPQKEGSKDYQLVTWSRDQTLRIWRVDPQLQKLCANDIVEELVEGMTLSAESEKTLPSQDSEPPLSPGLSSEDLQDQQEGLQAALMGSGRQDAPGLPQTLQQEFSLVNLQIRNVNVEMDAVNRSCFVSAHCGANRVRLVVKFPAQYPNNAAPTFQFVAPTNISSSMKIKILKIMTDTSLQKVKRNQNCLEPCVRQLVSCLESDMEDGTAANPYVLSNPVTPALPAFPRVTNTYGSYQDANIPFPRTSGARFCGTGSLVYFTRPTTMHRSVPPTEPTPRSLSALSAYHSGVLTPMKMRTESQSTLRLYSGSPTRTDKEQVSISSFYYKERKSRRWKSKREGSDYGNRPIKPAGKVIIQEISCLLPVHKALGETYVLNVNDIQDTCQKNAAAALTVGRRDLAKVWALASAATSVDLSPDSDPDADTPWARHPFGRHLLETLLDHYSQMSDVQSLAMLCSVFQAQGSPQDYFTLYGHHMVPRSAMFAPHHSRYPSYTSSSVTSGSCSSTSDSTTIPWNIVGRDPEHAPPWGESSPDDYRYANQVYSDPREREKEQHDMNKRLLDPANALQFDDFKKCYGEILHRWGLKEKRSEVLKFVSCPPEPHKGIEFGVYCCHCRSQARGTQCAVCKRFTFQCAICHVAVRGSSNFCLSCGHGGHTSHMMEWFRVQEVCPTGCGCHCLLQSTF; this is translated from the exons ATGGCGGCCCGCTGGAGCAGTGAGAATGTGGTGGTGGAGTTCAGAGATGCACAg GCCACCGCCATGTCAGTGGATTGTCTGGGTCGCCATGCTGTACTGTCAGG GCGACGGTTCCTCTACATCGTGAACTTGGAGATTCCCTCGGAGCCCCCACGGAAGATTGGGCGACAGAGCAAATGGGACGTGGGCACTGTGCAGTGGAATCCACATAAAACGGAGGCACATCTGTTTGCTGCGTCG AGTAACCAGCGTGTGGACCTCTATGTCTGGCGAGATGGATGTGGGGAGGCTCATACCTCTCTGCAGGGGCACACACGTGTCATTAG TGACCTGGACTGGTCATGGTTTGAGCCTGAGTTTATTGTGACAAGCTCGGTAGACACATACATCTACATCTGGGATACAAG AGACACTCGGAAGCCAACGGTGGCCTTATCTGCAGTGG CTGGGGCATCCCAAGTGAAATGGAACCGGCGGAATCCAAACTGCCTTGCTTCTAGCCATGATGGAGATGTAAGAATTTGGGATAAAAGG AAACCCAACACTGCAATGGAGTACGTTGCAGCTCACTTGTCAAAGATTCATGGTCTGGACTGGCACCCAGACAATGAGTATATCTTGGCGACATCAagccaggacaactctgtgcgg TTCTGGGACTATAGACAGCCTCGCAAGTACCTCAACATCCTGTCTTGCCAAGTACCTGTGTGGAAGGCAAGATATACG CCCTTCTCTAACGGGCTGGTAACGGTCATGGTGCCCCAGCTGCGCCGAGAGAACAGCCTGCTCCTGTGGAGCACATTAGATCTCAACAGCCCCGTGCACGCTTTCGTGGGCCACGACGACGTGGTGCTGGAGTTCCAGTGGAGACCGCAAAAAGAGG GTTCCAAAGACTATCAGCTAGTCACATGGTCCAGAGACCAGACTTTGCGGATATGGCGCGTGGATCCTCAGCTACAGAAG CTGTGTGCCAATGACATTGTGGAGGAGCTTGTGGAGGGCATGACCCTGAGCGCTGAGTCCGAGAAGACTTTGCCCTCCCAGGACTCGGAGCCCCCGCTGAGCCCAGGCCTCTCCTCAGAGGATCTCCAAG ACCAGCAGGAGGGGCTGCAGGCTGCGCTGATGGGCAGCGGGCGGCAGGACGCTCCTGGTCTGCCCCAGACCCTGCAGCAGGAGTTCTCACTGGTCAACCTCCAGATTCGCAACGTCAACGTTGAG ATGGATGCTGTGAATCGGAGTTGTTTCGTGTCGGCACATTGTGGTGCCAACCGGGTACGGTTGGTGGTAAAGTTCCCGGCTCAGTACCCCAACAATGCAGCACCCACCTTCCAGTTTGTCGCCCCAACCAACATCTCATCTTCCATGAAGATTAAGATCCTCAAG ATTATGACAGACACATCGCTGCAGAAAGTCAAAAGGAACCAGAACTGTCTAGAACCATGTGTCAGACAGTTAGTGTCCTGCTTGGAGTCAGACATG gaGGATGGCACTGCAGCTAACCCCTACGTGCTGTCGAACCCAGTCACGCCCGCCCTGCCTGCCTTCCCGCGCGTCACCAACACCTACGGCTCCTACCAGGACGCCAACATCCCCTTCCCACGCACCTCTGGGGCTCGCTTTTGTGGAACCG GTTCCCTGGTGTACTTCACCCGTCCAACTACTATGCACCGCTCAGTCCCGCCCACTGAACCAACTCCCAG GtctctgtctgctctctcaGCCTACCACAGTGGGGTGCTGACCCCCATGAAGATGCGCACGGAGTCCCAGAGTACTCTCCGGCTGTACAGCGGCAGCCCCACTCGCACCGACAAAGAGCAAGTCTCCATCTCCTCTTTCTACTACAAGGAGCGG AAATCGCGCCGCTGGAAAAGCAAGCGTGAAGGCAGTGACTATGGAAACAGGCCTATCAAGCCAGCGGGCAAGGTCATCATCCAGGAGATCTCCTGCCTGCTGCCCGTCCACAAAGCCCTGGGGGAGACCTACGT tctGAATGTGAATGACATCCAGGACACGTGTCAGAAGAACGCAGCAGCTGCGCTGACGGTGGGGAGAAGAGACTTGGCCAAG GTGTGGGCCTTGGCCTCGGCGGCCACCAGTGTGGACCTCAGCCCAGATTCGGACCCAGATGCTGACACGCCCTGGGCCAGACACCCCTTTGGACGCCACCTGCTGGAGACATT GCTGGACCACTACAGTCAGATGAGTGATGTACAGAGCCTGGCCATGCTGTGCAGCGTGTTCCAGGCACAGGGCAGCCCTCAGGACTACTTCACTCTGTATGGACACCACATGGTCCCGCGCTCTGCCATGTTTGCCCCCCACCATTCACGCTAC CCCAGCTATACCTCCAGTTCGGTCACATCTGGCTCCTGCTCCAGTACCTCAGACTCCACCACCATTCCCTGGAACATTG TTGGGCGAGACCCTGAGCACGCACCACCATGGGGAGAATCATCCCCAGATGATTATCGCTATGCCAACCAGGTGTACAGTGACCCACGCgaaagggagaaagaacagCATGACATGAATAAGAG GCTTCTCGATCCAGCCAATGCATTGCAGTTTGATGACTTTAAGAAGTGCTATGGTGAAATCCTGCATCGGTGGGGTCTGAAGGAGAAAAGGTCAGAGGTCCTCAAGTTTGTGTCCTGTCCACCAGAGCCACACAAGGGCATCG AGTTTGGTGTGTACTGCTGTCACTGTCGCAGCCAGGCCCGAGGCACCCAGTGTGCGGTTTGCAAGCGCTTCACCTTCCAGTGCGCCATCTGCCATGTAGCGGTGCGCGGCTCGTCCAACTTCTGCCTCAGCTGTGGGCACGGGGGCCACACCAGCCACATGATGGAGTGGTTCCGCGTCCAGGAGGTGTGCCCTACGGGCTGTGGGTGCCACTGCCTGCTGCAGAGCACCTTTTGA